The following are from one region of the Tautonia marina genome:
- the ispF gene encoding 2-C-methyl-D-erythritol 2,4-cyclodiphosphate synthase, translating into MRVGIGHDTHRLVEGRPLILGGVRIDFDRGLAGHSDADIVLHAVADALLGAAALGDIGEIFPDTDPQHEGLDSGKLLAEVVSRVASAGWQAVNCDLVIHAQRPKLLDHKPAIRANVARLIGLPEDAVNVKAKTGEHVGPIGRSEAMSCEAIVLVERVEDRST; encoded by the coding sequence GTGCGCGTCGGGATTGGTCACGACACTCATCGCCTGGTTGAGGGGCGGCCCTTGATCCTCGGAGGCGTGCGGATCGACTTCGACCGCGGCCTGGCCGGGCATTCCGACGCCGACATCGTCTTGCATGCCGTGGCCGACGCCTTGCTCGGGGCCGCGGCGCTCGGCGACATCGGCGAGATCTTTCCCGACACCGACCCTCAGCACGAAGGGCTCGACAGCGGCAAACTGCTGGCCGAGGTCGTGTCCCGAGTCGCTTCGGCCGGCTGGCAAGCGGTCAACTGCGACCTCGTGATCCACGCCCAGCGCCCGAAGCTGCTCGACCACAAGCCCGCCATTCGTGCTAATGTCGCCCGGTTGATCGGCCTCCCCGAAGACGCCGTGAACGTGAAGGCCAAGACCGGCGAGCATGTCGGCCCGATCGGCCGCTCCGAGGCGATGAGCTGCGAAGCGATCGTTTTGGTCGAACGAGTCGAAGACCGGAGCACCTAA
- a CDS encoding dienelactone hydrolase family protein, translating to MPTRSRIGGSSRMLAAAFLLIGAASAPAVAGEMVEFKNPMGGTTKGYLALPEGDGKAPAILVIQEWWGLTDWIKQNADRMAGLGYVALAVDLYDGKATDDPGEAHELMRALDPSEGVGHLKGAIEYLQAHDRVDQDRKVAAIGWCMGGMYARLIAQQSDAIGPTTICYGSVSIEPEQIEALAGRPVLGIFGAQDRGIPSDRVRQVFEGLKKAGSTVDLHIYDSAGHAFMRPGGNQYVEDAADDAWQQIAEFLAEHHPVEG from the coding sequence ATGCCCACGCGATCGCGAATTGGCGGCTCTTCCCGCATGCTGGCCGCGGCCTTCCTCCTGATCGGCGCAGCCTCGGCCCCAGCCGTTGCCGGAGAGATGGTCGAGTTCAAGAACCCGATGGGAGGGACCACGAAAGGCTATCTCGCCCTTCCCGAAGGGGATGGCAAGGCTCCGGCGATTCTGGTCATTCAGGAGTGGTGGGGCCTGACCGACTGGATCAAGCAGAACGCCGACCGCATGGCCGGTCTCGGCTACGTCGCCCTGGCGGTTGACCTCTACGACGGCAAGGCGACCGACGACCCCGGCGAGGCTCACGAGCTGATGCGAGCGCTCGACCCGAGCGAAGGAGTCGGCCACCTCAAAGGGGCGATCGAATACCTTCAGGCTCACGACCGGGTCGATCAGGACCGAAAGGTTGCCGCGATCGGCTGGTGCATGGGGGGCATGTACGCCCGACTGATCGCCCAGCAGTCCGACGCCATCGGCCCGACCACCATCTGCTACGGCAGCGTCTCGATCGAGCCGGAGCAGATTGAAGCCCTCGCCGGTCGCCCGGTGCTCGGCATCTTCGGGGCTCAGGATCGCGGCATCCCTTCCGACCGGGTTCGCCAGGTCTTCGAGGGCCTGAAGAAGGCCGGCTCCACCGTCGATCTGCACATTTACGACAGCGCCGGGCACGCCTTCATGCGCCCCGGTGGCAACCAGTACGTGGAAGACGCCGCCGACGACGCCTGGCAACAGATCGCCGAGTTCCTCGCCGAGCATCACCCAGTCGAAGGCTGA
- a CDS encoding di-heme oxidoredictase family protein: MHRNDLARGRRRVGLGLAVMAVGVIGWIAAPGMPVMWGPRASAEQKEAGHALFVHEWLPHDPIAQADGLGPVFNARSCVECHFQGGVGGGGSNEFNVLAFEAKPTHTRPEIEGGLVHKFAVENHYLEDVSHLRALFPIVPDAIRITNGCYVLVRDFDPVKTEQVNSTALFGAGWIDRISARSITRRNLAASLKTMGRELSSDFNTMPPGRYRVLPDGRVGKFGWKAQFATLEEFVAAACSNELGLGNPHMEQAKPRVDIPYPDMPPDLDRSQFRSLVSFVETLPRPEEFVPSDPKGKAEVEHGRLLFEQVGCAICHVPELGGVTGVYSDFLLHRLVDREAGYAYSDVLTGVPIPREHPDAEEWRTPPLWGVADSAPYFHDGSSPTLRHAIERHKGDALPVSKAFKRLSDEDQGALIRFLESLRAPSDAIAVPEPSVPEDELTIARAE, from the coding sequence ATGCATCGGAACGATCTGGCGAGGGGGAGGCGGCGGGTCGGCCTGGGATTGGCGGTGATGGCGGTTGGGGTGATCGGCTGGATCGCCGCGCCGGGCATGCCGGTGATGTGGGGGCCTCGGGCGAGTGCCGAGCAGAAGGAAGCCGGTCACGCTCTGTTCGTTCACGAGTGGCTGCCGCACGACCCGATCGCCCAGGCCGACGGGCTGGGGCCGGTCTTCAATGCGCGGTCGTGTGTCGAATGCCACTTCCAGGGGGGCGTTGGCGGTGGCGGTTCGAATGAGTTCAACGTGCTGGCCTTCGAGGCGAAACCGACCCATACCCGGCCTGAGATCGAAGGAGGGCTTGTTCACAAGTTCGCCGTCGAGAACCACTACCTTGAAGATGTGTCGCACCTTCGAGCGCTGTTCCCGATCGTCCCCGATGCGATCCGGATCACCAATGGATGCTATGTGCTCGTCCGGGATTTCGACCCGGTGAAGACCGAGCAGGTGAACTCCACGGCTCTTTTCGGCGCGGGTTGGATCGACCGAATCTCGGCTCGGAGCATCACCCGGCGCAACCTGGCGGCATCGCTGAAGACGATGGGCCGGGAGCTGAGTTCCGATTTCAACACCATGCCTCCCGGACGCTACCGAGTCTTGCCCGATGGCCGGGTCGGAAAGTTCGGCTGGAAGGCTCAGTTTGCCACGCTTGAGGAATTTGTGGCGGCCGCCTGCTCGAACGAGCTGGGCCTGGGAAATCCTCACATGGAGCAGGCCAAGCCGAGAGTCGACATCCCCTACCCCGACATGCCGCCCGATCTGGACCGTTCGCAATTCCGTTCGCTCGTATCGTTTGTCGAAACGTTGCCCCGTCCCGAGGAATTCGTCCCGAGCGATCCGAAGGGCAAGGCCGAGGTCGAACACGGCAGGTTGCTGTTCGAGCAGGTCGGATGCGCCATCTGTCATGTGCCCGAGCTGGGGGGCGTGACGGGGGTGTACAGTGATTTCCTCCTCCATCGTCTCGTCGATCGCGAGGCCGGCTATGCGTACAGCGACGTGCTGACCGGCGTTCCGATTCCCCGAGAACACCCGGACGCCGAGGAGTGGCGGACGCCTCCCCTTTGGGGGGTGGCCGATTCGGCCCCGTACTTCCACGACGGCAGCAGCCCAACGCTCCGCCACGCGATCGAGCGGCACAAGGGGGATGCCCTGCCGGTGTCAAAAGCGTTCAAAAGGCTTTCGGACGAGGATCAAGGGGCGTTGATTCGGTTCCTCGAATCGCTCCGAGCCCCCTCCGATGCGATTGCGGTTCCCGAGCCCTCGGTCCCCGAAGATGAACTGACGATCGCTCGGGCCGAGTGA
- a CDS encoding sugar phosphate isomerase/epimerase family protein: MTSITRRSLLGGAAMAAAASALGPVALPSARAIDPIPRTRPSHLKLSIAAYSYRQFLTGDSPTMDLFDFADLAADMALDAIEPTSYYFPSDVSNELLSNLRRHAFLRGLDISGTAIGNDFCVAPGPDREAQLDLARTWIDRAAVLNAPMIRVFAGRTPRGETEEVAVARAIEGFKEVLPYAAEKGVFLALENHGGITATSDQMLTLIEAIDHPYFAVNLDTGNFRTEDPYGDLARIAPYAVNVQVKTEISRSGGPKEEADLARLIQILRDVNYSGYVVLEYEAAEDPMTAIPRHVKRLRELIA, encoded by the coding sequence ATGACCTCGATCACCCGACGCTCCTTGCTCGGCGGTGCCGCGATGGCCGCGGCCGCCTCGGCCCTTGGCCCGGTTGCCCTGCCTTCTGCTCGGGCCATCGACCCGATCCCTCGCACGCGCCCCAGCCACCTGAAGTTGAGCATCGCCGCCTACTCGTACCGGCAGTTCCTCACCGGCGACTCGCCGACGATGGACCTGTTCGACTTCGCCGATCTGGCCGCCGACATGGCGCTCGATGCCATCGAGCCGACCTCATACTACTTCCCGAGCGATGTCTCGAACGAACTGCTGAGCAACCTGCGTCGCCATGCCTTCCTGCGCGGACTGGACATCTCCGGGACGGCGATCGGCAACGATTTTTGTGTCGCTCCCGGTCCGGATCGAGAGGCTCAGCTCGACCTGGCCCGCACCTGGATCGATCGCGCGGCGGTGCTCAATGCCCCGATGATTCGCGTCTTCGCCGGTCGGACCCCTCGGGGAGAGACGGAGGAGGTCGCCGTGGCTCGGGCGATTGAAGGCTTCAAGGAGGTTCTCCCTTACGCCGCCGAAAAGGGAGTGTTCCTGGCTCTCGAAAATCACGGCGGGATCACCGCAACGAGTGATCAGATGCTGACGCTGATCGAAGCCATCGATCATCCGTACTTCGCCGTGAACCTCGACACCGGCAATTTCCGCACCGAGGACCCGTACGGCGATCTGGCCCGGATCGCCCCCTACGCGGTCAACGTGCAGGTGAAGACGGAAATCTCCCGTTCCGGCGGACCAAAAGAGGAGGCGGACCTCGCCCGATTGATCCAGATCCTCCGCGATGTGAACTATTCCGGCTACGTCGTCCTCGAATACGAGGCGGCCGAAGACCCGATGACCGCCATCCCCCGGCACGTCAAACGGCTCCGAGAGCTGATCGCCTGA